In Zingiber officinale cultivar Zhangliang chromosome 1A, Zo_v1.1, whole genome shotgun sequence, a genomic segment contains:
- the LOC122034447 gene encoding UDP-glucose 6-dehydrogenase 5-like — protein sequence MKICCIGAGYVGGPTMAVIALKCPSVEVAVVDISVKRIAAWNSNRLPIYEPGLYDIVAQCRGRNLSFSTDVEKHVSEADIVFISVNTPTKTFGLGAGKAADLTYWESAARTIADVSTSDKIVVEKSTVPVRTGESLKKILTHNSKGINYQILSNPEFLAEGTTVQDLLRPDRVLIGGLETPEGQKAAQVLKDVYAHWVPEDRIITINLWSAELSKLVANAYLAQRISSINSISALCEATGADVSEVARAVGKDSRVGPMYLNASFGFGGSAFIKDILSLVYICECNGLTDVAEYWNQVLKINDFQKNRFVKRVISSMFNTVVGKKIAVLGFAFKKDTGDTRDTPVIDVCKGLLDDKATLSIYDPQVSEEQIKYDLTMQKLDWDRSSSNQLLILSPTEMKQVHTARNAYEAAEGAHCVCILNDWDEFRELDYRKIYEAMCKPAFIFDGRNVVDPEKLRAIGFIVYSIGKPLDAWVKSIAVAV from the coding sequence ATGAAGATCTGCTGCATCGGAGCAGGCTATGTGGGCGGCCCGACAATGGCAGTAATTGCCCTCAAATGCCCATCCGTGGAGGTAGCGGTCGTGGACATCTCTGTAAAGCGTATTGCTGCATGGAATAGTAACCGACTGCCAATTTATGAGCCAGGGCTCTATGACATTGTCGCCCAGTGCCGAGGAAGGAACCTTTCATTTAgcactgatgtggagaaacatgtCTCTGAAGCTGATATTGTCTTCATCTCAGTGAACACACCAACGAAAACCTTCGGCCTCGGGGCTGGCAAGGCTGCAGACTTGACCTACTGGGAAAGTGCTGCTCGCACAATTGCTGATGTTTCCACGTCCGACAAGATTGTGGTGGAAAAGTCCACTGTTCCGGTGAGGACTGGGGAATCTCTCAAGAAGATTCTTACTCATAACAGCAAAGGAATCAACTACCAGATCCTCTCCAACCCAGAATTTCTGGCAGAGGGAACAACGGTCCAAGATCTACTGAGGCCTGACCGGGTGCTTATTGGTGGCTTGGAGACTCCAGAGGGGCAGAAGGCTGCCCAAGTTCTGAAGGATGTTTATGCTCATTGGGTGCCTGAGGATAGAATCATAACGATCAATCTTTGGTCCGCAGAACTATCAAAGCTCGTGGCAAACGCCTACTTGGCTCAGAGGATCTCCTCGATAAATAGTATCTCAGCACTCTGTGAGGCTACTGGAGCTGATGTTTCTGAGGTGGCCCGTGCTGTCGGCAAGGATTCAAGGGTTGGACCTATGTATTTGAATGCAAGTTTTGGTTTTGGAGGGTCGGCATTCATCAAAGACATCCTCAGTCTGGTCTATATCTGCGAGTGCAATGGTCTAACTGATGTTGCTGAGTACTGGAACCAGGTGCTTAAGATCAATGATTTCCAAAAAAACCGTTTTGTCAAGCGGGTCATTTCCTCTATGTTCAATACGGTCGTGGGGAAGAAAATTGCTGTGCTTGGGTTTGCATTCAAAAAGGACACAGGGGACACGAGAGACACACCTGTAATTGATGTCTGCAAGGGGTTGTTGGACGACAAGGCCACACTGAGCATATATGATCCCCAGGTGAGCGAAGAGCAAATCAAATATGACCTCACAATGCAGAAACTTGATTGGGATCGCTCGAGCTCAAATCAGCTGCTGATCTTGAGCCCAACAGAAATGAAGCAAGTGCATACAGCGAGAAACGCGTATGAGGCAGCTGAGGGGGCACATTGTGTTTGCATCTTGAACGATTGGGATGAGTTCAGGGAATTGGACTACCGAAAGATATATGAAGCGATGTGCAAACCAGCTTTCATCTTCGATGGGCGCAATGTTGTTGATCCAGAAAAGCTCAGGGCGATAGGATTCATTGTGTACTCCATCGGGAAGCCTCTGGATGCATGGGTAAAGAGTATAGCTGTTGCAGTGTAA